From the Phoenix dactylifera cultivar Barhee BC4 chromosome 10, palm_55x_up_171113_PBpolish2nd_filt_p, whole genome shotgun sequence genome, one window contains:
- the LOC103708584 gene encoding protein NLP2-like isoform X2 has product MDGFSPIDSGTGSAEDPFGFLALANFDGFGEPFSPSTADQVCSALSYSAAAQLMPRNWVSNGLPKISAAQGNDAFTGDGDVSADACSSSREVASPRTSMQFVFSPNCSGLEGINMSSSYFAFDDISGEGTSFVPKPIAGFSLPERMLRALSLFKESSCGGILAQVWMPIKRGDLYMLSTSEQPFLPDQSLAGYREISRQFTFAAKEAPGLFPGLPGRVFISGKPEWTPNVAYYNRFEYLRVDHAVRHDVRGSIAVPVFDPSKASCCAVLELVMTREKLDFDMEMDNVCHALEAVNLKTTKTRTHQQNLTKSQKSAFTEILDVLRAVSLAHMLPLALTWIPFFIDCGSIDECMEDDVQNVQSSLRKKTMLRIQETACYVNDTRMQSFLHACAQHDLEKGQGIAGKALQSNHPFFSPDVKDYDICEYPLAHHARKYGLCAAVAIRLRSTYTGNDDYILEFFLPVSCRGSEEQQLLLNNLSGTMKTICKSLRTVSDAEIFGADITRVGINRGEGIGSSSTDLSAKCSQLDSDNELTTEKPFENQIMRSNEHGGSAFHEQSKSSSTRHLEKKRSTTEKNISLSVLQRYFPCSLKDAAKSIGVCPTTLKRICRQHGILRWPSRKINKVNRSLKKIQTVINSVQGVEGALNYDPAAGCLVAAVSLPEKPSMITLEPSGRDCLPASSAPQVAAEPSIGKSEPNYSSLDGRQQETLSQLKLPNVHKCEGSELHVPSDGCSNECKSTCADGLLQQANTEGTPSWPTNSKDIFRSSYLTKETGCQHAFGKGGSTLQSLECQIMLRGSSSTEAVDEMNAKIYADDGIIEHSHPSSSSMTDSSNGSASSHPTFVKSSNSMAAVTVSGSAITVKATYKDDTVRFKFLPSMGCHRLFEEVGKRFRLLAGTFQLKYMDDEEEWVTLASDSDLQECIEVLEYIGSHSVKLQVRDAASAIGSSGSSDCLLMES; this is encoded by the exons ATGGATGGTTTTTCGCCCATTGATAGCGGGACTGGGAGTGCAGAGGATCCGTTTGGCTTTTTGGCACTCGCGAACTTTGATGGTTTTGGTGAACCTTTCAGTCCTTCAACTGCAGACCAGGTTTGCTCTGCGCTAAGCTACTCGGCTGCTGCTCAGTTGATGCCCAGGAATTGGGTCTCCAACGGACTGCCTAAAATCTCGGCGGCACAAGGAAATGATGCCTTTACGGGGGATGGCGACGTCTCAGCTGATGCTTGTTCTAGCAGCAGGGAGGTGGCTTCCCCAAGGACCAGCATGCAATTTGTGTTCTCCCCTAATTGTTCAGGGTTGGAGGGAATAAACATGAGCAGTAGTTATTTTGCTTTTGATGACATTTCTGGCGAGGGAACCAGCTTTGTTCCCAAGCCCATCGCAGGTTTTTCACTTCCTGAGAGGATGCTCAGAGCACTGTCCTTGTTTAAGGAGTCTTCATGTGGTGGAATTCTTGCTCAGGTTTGGATGCCCATCAAACGAGGTGATCTGTACATGTTGAGTACCTCTGAGCAGCCATTTCTGCCGGACCAAAGTCTTGCTGGCTATCGTGAAATTTCAAGGCAGTTTACATTTGCAGCAAAGGAAGCGCCTGGCTTGTTTCCTGGGCTTCCTGGACGTGTATTCATCTCCGGAAAACCAGAGTGGACCCCAAACGTTGCCTATTATAATAGGTTCGAGTACTTGAGGGTAGACCATGCAGTTAGACATGACGTCCGTGGATCGATTGCAGTTCCAGTGTTTGATCCCTCTAAAGCTTCGTGTTGTGCAGTGCTTGAGCTTGTTATGACAAGGGAGAAACTTGATTTCGATATGGAGATGGACAATGTTTGCCATGCCTTGGAG GCTGTAAATTTAAAGACCACGAAAACCCGGACTCATCAACAG AATCTCACAAAAAGTCAGAAATCCGCATTCACAGAGATACTGGATGTTCTGAGAGCTGTTAGTCTTGCGCATATGttacctttggcacttacgtggATTCCCTTTTTTATTGATTGTGGAAGTATAGATGAGTGCATGGAAGATGATGTTCAGAATGTACAGTCAAGTTTGAGGAAAAAAACTATGCTCCGCATCCAGGAAACGGCCTGTTATGTCAATGATACAAGAATGCAGAGTTTTCTTCATGCTTGTGCTCAACATGACCTTGAGAAAGGACAGGGAATTGCTGGAAAAGCACTTCAATCAAACCACCCCTTCTTCTCTCCCGATGTAAAAGATTATGACATATGCGAGTATCCACTTGCACATCACGCCCGTAAGTATGGTTTGTGTGCTGCTGTTGCAATCAGGCTTAGGAGCACATATACTGGAAATGATGATTACATACTTGAGTTCTTTCTTCCAGTCAGTTGCAGAGGTAGTGAAGAACAACAACTGTTGTTAAACAACCTTTCAGGTACCATGAAGACAATTTGTAAGAGTTTGAGAACCGTCTCGGATGCTGAAATATTTGGAGCTGATATAACCAGAGTAGGCATTAACAGGGGAGAAGGAATAGGTTCCTCATCAACTGATTTATCTGCAAAGTGCTCTCAACTGGACAGTGATAATGAACTAACTACTGAGAAGCCTTTTGAAAATCAAATTATGAGATCTAATGAGCATGGAGGAAGTGCTTTTCACGAGCAG TCAAAGTCTAGCTCGACGAGGCATCTGGAAAAAAAGCGCAGTACAACTGAGAAGAATATTAGCTTAAGTGTTCTTCAGCGATACTTTCCTTGTAGTCTCAAGGATGCTGCAAAAAGCATTGGAG TTTGTCCAACAACACTGAAAAGGATATGCAGACAGCATGGGATTTTAAGATGGCCATCTCGTAAGATTAACAAGGTCAACCGTTCACTGAAGAAGATCCAAACTGTGATTAACTCTGTGCAGGGAGTGGAGGGAGCATTAAATTATGATCCTGCTGCTGGGTGTCTTGTTGCTGCGGTCTCTTTGCCTGAAAAACCATCAATGATAACCTTGGAGCCATCTGGTCGAGATTGTTTGCCTGCATCTTCTGCTCCTCAAGTTGCAGCTGAACCATCTATTGGGAAATCAGAACCAAACTACTCTTCTCTTGATGGTCGCCAACAAGAGACTTTGAGCCAATTAAAACTCCCTAATGTGCATAAATGTGAAGGGTCTGAACTCCATGTTCCCTCAGATGGCTGCAGCAATGAGTGCAAGTCTACTTGTGCTGATGGACTATTGCAGCAGGCTAACACTGAAGGTACACCTTCATGGCCAACaaattccaaagatattttccGTAGTTCATATCTTACAAAAGAAACAGGCTGCCAACATGCATTTGGCAAAGGTGGCTCGACTTTACAGAGCCTTGAATGTCAGATTATGTTAAGAGGCTCAAGTTCTACAGAAGCAGTGGATGAAATGAATGCTAAAATATATGCTGATGACGGAATCATAGAACAcagccatccttcttcttccagcATGACAGACTCTTCCAATGGCAGTGCATCAAGTCACCCAACTTTTGTGAAAAGCTCTAATAGTATGGCAGCTGTTACTGTAAGTGGATCAGCCATCACAGTGAAGGCTACTTATAAAGATGACACTGTGAGGTTTAAGTTCTTGCCATCCATGGGTTGCCACCGTTTGTTTGAGGAAGTTGGAAAGAGATTCAGATTGTTGGCTGGGACATTCCAGCTCAAGTACATGGATGACGAGGAAGAGTGGGTGACGTTGGCAAGTGACTCTGATCTGCAGGAGTGTATTGAAGTATTGGAGTATATAGGATCCCATAGCGTAAAGCTTCAAGTTCGAGATGCGGCTTCTGCTATTGGCAGCTCAGGAAGTAGCGATTGCCTGCTAATGGAGTCATAA